Proteins encoded by one window of Mustelus asterias unplaced genomic scaffold, sMusAst1.hap1.1 HAP1_SCAFFOLD_150, whole genome shotgun sequence:
- the LOC144484990 gene encoding uncharacterized protein LOC144484990, which translates to MAKPWKCADCGKGYGTPSELEAHRRSHTGERPFICSQCGKGFSQLSNLQRHQRVHTGERPFTCSQCGEGFTQSSHLQRHQRVHTGERPFTCSQCGKGFTRISSLQRHQRVHTGERPFTCSQCEKEFTYLSSLQTHQRVHTGERPFTCSQCGEGFTRSSRLQSHQRVHTGERPFTCSQCGEGFTQSSHLQRHQRVHTGERPFTCSQCEKEFTHLSSLQIHQRVHTGERPFTCSQCGDGFTQSSRLQRHQRVHTGERPFTCSQCGKRFTQLSSLQRHQRVHTGERPFTCSQCGKGFIQLSELRTHQRVHTGERPFTCSQCGEGFTRSSSLLTHQRIHTGERPFTCSQCGKGFNQLSNLQAHQRVHTGERPFTCSQCGKGFTRSSDLRAHQRVHTGEKPPFTCSQCAKGFTRSYHLQRHQRVHTGERPFTCSQCEKGFTLSSHLQTHQRVHTGERPFTCSQCAKGFIQLSSLQRHQRVHTGERPFTCSQCGKGFTQLSSLQTHQRVHTGERPFTCSQCGKGFTRSTHLRTHQRVHTGERPFTCPQCGKGFTRLSSLQTHQRVHTGERPFTCSQCGKGFTRSSDLRTHQRVHTGEKPFTCSQCGQGFTQSSSLRAHQRVHTGERPFTCSQCGKGFTQLSNLQTHQRVHTGERPFTCSQCGQEFTQLSNLQTHERVHTGERPFTCSVCGKGFSVSSRLLRHQQVHE; encoded by the coding sequence atggcgaaaccatggaaatgtgcggactgtgggaagggatacggaaccccatcagagctggaagctcatcggcgcagccacactggggagaggccgttcatctgctctcaatgtgggaagggattcagtcagttatccaacctgcagagacaccagcgagttcacactggggagaggccgttcacctgctctcaatgtggggagggattcactcagtcatcccacctgcagagacaccagcgagttcacactggggagaggcccttcacctgctctcagtgtgggaagggattcactcggatatccagcctgcagagacaccagcgagttcacactggagagaggccgttcacttgctctcagtgtgagaaggaattcacttatttatccagcctgcagacacaccagcgagttcacactggggagaggccattcacctgctctcagtgtggggagggattcactcggtcatcccgcctgcagtcacaccagcgagttcacactggagagaggccgttcacctgttctcaatgtggggagggattcactcagtcatcccacctgcagagacaccagcgagttcacactggagagaggccgttcacttgctctcagtgtgagaaggaattcactcatttatccagcctgcagatacaccagcgagttcacactggggagaggccgttcacctgctctcagtgtggggatggattcactcagtcatcccgcctgcagagacaccagcgagttcacactggagagaggccatttacctgctctcagtgtggtaagaggttcactcagttatccagcctgcagagacaccagcgagttcacactggggagaggccattcacctgctctcagtgtgggaagggattcattcagttatccgagctgcggacacaccagcgagttcatacaggggagaggccattcacttgctctcagtgtggggagggattcactcggtcatccagcctgctgacacaccagcgaattcacactggggagaggccgttcacctgctctcagtgtgggaagggattcaatcagttatccaacctgcaggcacaccagcgagttcacactggggagaggccgttcacctgctctcagtgtgggaagggattcactcggtcatccgacctgcgggcacaccagcgagttcacactggggagaagcccccattcacctgctctcagtgtgcgaagggattcactcggtcataccacctgcagagacatcagcgagttcacactggggagagaccgttcacctgctctcaatgtgagaagggattcactctgtcatcccacttgcagacacatcagcgagttcacaccggagagagaccattcacctgctctcagtgtgcgaagggattcattcagttatccagcctgcagagacaccagcgagttcacactggagagaggccgttcacctgctctcagtgtgggaagggattcactcagttatccagcctgcagacacaccagcgagttcacactggggaaaggccgttcacctgctctcagtgtgggaagggattcactcggtcaacccatctgcggacacaccagcgggttcacactggagagagaccgttcacctgccctcagtgtgggaagggattcactcggttatccagcctgcagacacaccagcgagttcacactggggagagaccattcacctgctctcagtgtgggaagggattcactcggtcatccgacctgcggacacaccagcgggttcacacaggggagaaaccattcacctgctctcagtgtgggcagggattcactcagtcatccagcctgcgggcacaccagcgagttcacacaggggagaggccgttcacctgctctcagtgtgggaagggattcactcagctttccaacctgcaaacacaccagcgagttcacactggggagaggccgttcacctgctctcagtgcgggcaagaattcactcagttatccaacctgcagacgcacgagcgagttcacactggggagaggccgttcacctgctctgtgtgtgggaagggtttcagcgtttcatcccggctgctgaggcaccagcaagttcacgagtga